A single window of Chloracidobacterium thermophilum B DNA harbors:
- the trmFO gene encoding methylenetetrahydrofolate--tRNA-(uracil(54)-C(5))-methyltransferase (FADH(2)-oxidizing) TrmFO: MQNDTVTIIGGGLAGCEAAWQCAEQGVPVRLYEMRPVRQTPAHTTDRLAEIVCSNSFKSDEVNTAPHLLKEELRRARSLLIAIAEATRVPAGAALAIDRERFAAEVTARIAAHPRITVIREEVTRVPPEGVVIIATGPLTSDALAAEIQTLAGAERLYFYDAIAPVVDAETINYEVVFRAARYGKGGDDYLNCPLNKEQYEAFVDALLAAECVAPKAFEADKAQYFEACLPIDVAVRRGRDTLRFGPMKPVGLRDPRTGREPYAVVQLRQENLMADSYSLVGFQNSVKWGAQKALLRMIPGLEQAEFLKFGQVHRNTYVNGPKLLTPTLQVKHEPRLFFAGQISGVEGYVESLATGLVAGRWAAALVQGKPLLPVPRASAIGSLLNYVAHCENNDYQPVNITFALLPPLAEDEARVYRRRPERRARQIALALEAFEGWLRAMDAGRPSSLAGEAA; this comes from the coding sequence ATGCAGAACGACACTGTGACCATTATCGGCGGCGGCCTGGCCGGATGTGAAGCCGCCTGGCAGTGTGCCGAGCAGGGCGTCCCGGTGCGGCTTTATGAAATGCGGCCGGTCAGGCAGACGCCGGCGCACACGACGGACCGCCTGGCGGAGATTGTCTGCAGCAACTCGTTCAAGTCGGATGAAGTCAACACCGCGCCGCACCTGCTCAAGGAAGAACTGCGGCGGGCGCGTTCTTTGCTCATCGCCATTGCCGAGGCGACGCGCGTGCCGGCTGGGGCGGCGCTGGCCATTGACCGGGAACGGTTTGCGGCTGAGGTCACGGCGCGGATTGCCGCACATCCCCGGATTACGGTCATCCGGGAGGAAGTCACGCGGGTTCCGCCGGAAGGTGTGGTCATCATTGCCACGGGGCCGCTGACCTCAGACGCCCTGGCGGCTGAGATTCAAACTCTGGCCGGGGCGGAACGGTTGTACTTCTACGACGCCATTGCGCCGGTGGTGGATGCCGAAACCATCAACTACGAAGTGGTGTTTCGTGCGGCCCGCTACGGGAAAGGCGGGGATGACTACCTGAACTGTCCGCTGAACAAGGAGCAGTACGAGGCTTTCGTGGATGCCCTGCTGGCAGCCGAGTGCGTTGCACCCAAGGCATTTGAGGCCGACAAGGCGCAGTATTTTGAGGCCTGCCTGCCGATTGACGTGGCCGTACGTCGGGGGCGGGACACCCTGCGGTTCGGGCCGATGAAGCCGGTGGGCCTGCGCGATCCGCGTACCGGCAGGGAGCCGTACGCCGTGGTGCAACTGCGCCAGGAAAACCTCATGGCCGACAGTTACAGTCTGGTGGGCTTTCAGAACTCGGTGAAGTGGGGGGCGCAAAAGGCCCTGCTGCGGATGATTCCGGGGCTGGAACAGGCGGAGTTTCTGAAATTTGGCCAGGTTCACCGCAACACTTACGTGAACGGCCCGAAACTGCTGACGCCGACACTTCAGGTCAAACACGAGCCACGGCTGTTTTTTGCCGGGCAGATTTCGGGCGTCGAAGGGTACGTGGAATCGCTGGCGACGGGGCTGGTGGCGGGTCGGTGGGCGGCGGCGCTGGTGCAGGGCAAGCCGCTGCTGCCTGTTCCACGGGCATCGGCCATCGGGAGTCTGCTCAACTACGTGGCCCACTGCGAAAACAACGATTACCAACCGGTCAACATCACCTTTGCCCTGCTGCCGCCGCTGGCGGAGGACGAAGCCAGGGTGTATCGGCGGCGGCCGGAGCGGCGGGCGCGGCAGATTGCGTTGGCGCTGGAGGCCTTTGAGGGGTGGCTCAGGGCGATGGATGCCGGACGGCCGTCCTCCCTGGCCGGTGAAGCAGCATGA
- a CDS encoding VWA domain-containing protein, whose translation MKRTWQAWWWSAVWLLVVSSLSVAAQVVPVPADTLPGRTGETAADVVIRADYVTVLTSVNSTTGLPVQNLSDTDFEIYEDGKLQIISRVGRQEEQPLRLALLLDISASVRNRLKFEQEAALDFFRRVLRPQDRAAFYAFNHDVYLRQDMTSSLSALETAVRGLEARGATALYDAIFIAARRLEREPGRRVIVVVSDGQNTVSRVTRERALEEVNRTDAIIFGICPIIRTEYDDFLPPPDNDFDLLCRQTGGRVFMVTSLSELTTGFAQLEAELRAQYVLSYYSSNDARDGRFRRIEVRVKRPGVTVRARSGYYAPTQ comes from the coding sequence ATGAAGAGAACGTGGCAGGCGTGGTGGTGGAGCGCGGTCTGGCTGTTGGTGGTCAGTAGTCTGTCAGTTGCCGCCCAGGTGGTGCCCGTGCCGGCCGATACCCTGCCGGGACGCACCGGTGAGACGGCGGCCGATGTCGTCATCCGGGCGGACTATGTGACGGTGCTGACCTCGGTCAACAGCACGACCGGTCTGCCGGTGCAGAATCTGAGCGATACCGACTTCGAGATTTATGAGGATGGCAAGTTGCAGATCATCAGCCGGGTGGGACGGCAGGAGGAGCAGCCGCTGCGCCTGGCACTGTTGCTCGACATCAGCGCCAGCGTCCGCAACCGGTTGAAGTTTGAGCAGGAGGCGGCGCTGGATTTTTTCCGGCGCGTGCTGCGCCCCCAGGACCGGGCGGCGTTTTATGCCTTCAATCACGATGTCTATCTGCGTCAGGACATGACCTCCAGCCTGAGTGCGCTGGAAACGGCCGTGCGGGGGTTGGAGGCGCGGGGGGCAACGGCGCTGTACGATGCGATTTTCATTGCAGCGCGCCGCCTGGAGCGTGAACCCGGACGGCGGGTGATCGTCGTGGTCTCTGACGGACAGAACACGGTCAGCCGGGTGACGCGCGAGCGGGCGCTGGAGGAAGTCAACCGGACGGACGCCATCATCTTCGGCATCTGTCCCATCATTCGGACGGAATATGACGACTTTCTTCCGCCGCCGGACAATGACTTCGACCTTCTGTGCCGGCAGACGGGCGGGCGGGTCTTTATGGTGACGAGTCTCTCTGAGTTGACGACGGGCTTTGCCCAGCTTGAAGCCGAGCTGCGGGCGCAGTATGTGCTGAGCTATTACTCCTCAAATGACGCGCGGGATGGCAGGTTTCGCCGCATCGAGGTGCGCGTTAAGCGGCCGGGTGTCACGGTACGCGCGCGGAGCGGCTACTATGCGCCAACCCAGTAG
- a CDS encoding NUDIX hydrolase: MNIRPWHKLPPEPLADAKVFTLYRERACPPEADGNEAAARDFYVIHTPDWVNVIPVTPDGEVVLVEQYRHGIHQVTLEIPGGMVDATDETPAAAAARELEEETGYVAETIELLGYCHPNPAIQNNRCYSFVARGARKLKPTRFDGNESLAVRLVPLETIPTLITTGQITHALVIVAFHRLSLVNPILPNVSG, encoded by the coding sequence ATGAACATTCGCCCGTGGCACAAGCTGCCCCCGGAACCGCTGGCGGATGCCAAAGTATTTACGCTTTACCGCGAGCGGGCCTGTCCGCCGGAAGCGGACGGCAATGAGGCGGCGGCGCGGGATTTCTATGTCATTCACACTCCGGACTGGGTCAATGTGATTCCCGTGACGCCGGACGGTGAAGTGGTGCTGGTGGAGCAGTACCGCCACGGAATTCATCAGGTGACACTTGAAATTCCGGGTGGGATGGTGGATGCCACCGATGAGACGCCTGCGGCAGCGGCAGCCCGTGAACTCGAAGAAGAAACCGGCTATGTGGCGGAGACCATCGAGCTACTGGGCTACTGCCATCCCAACCCAGCCATTCAGAACAACCGATGCTACAGCTTTGTGGCGCGCGGGGCGCGCAAGCTCAAGCCGACACGCTTTGACGGCAATGAGTCGCTGGCGGTGCGGCTCGTGCCGCTGGAGACCATCCCGACGCTCATCACGACTGGGCAGATTACGCACGCTCTGGTCATTGTGGCTTTTCACCGGCTGAGCCTGGTGAATCCAATCCTTCCCAACGTTTCAGGATGA
- a CDS encoding glycosyltransferase family 2 protein — translation MPGRLSVVIPVYNERRTLRELIARVQAVRLPLEKEIICVDDCSTDGTTDILRELAATQPNLRALFQPVNRGKGAALREGFRQATGDYVIVQDADLEYDPEDYPQMLAPLLEGKADVVFGSRFMGGRPHRVLYFWHSVGNRLLTLLSNMVSDLNLTDMETCYKAFRREVIQSIVLEQDRFGFEPEITIKVARRRLRVYEVGISYYGRTYEEGKKIGWKDGIQALWCIAKYGLTVPRVPLPLPPAEAAAYGSHPAPQTDETTTLR, via the coding sequence ATGCCCGGCAGGTTGTCCGTTGTCATTCCGGTCTATAACGAGCGCCGTACCCTGCGTGAGCTGATTGCCCGGGTGCAGGCTGTCCGGTTGCCGCTCGAAAAAGAAATCATCTGTGTGGATGACTGTTCGACCGATGGCACGACTGACATTCTGCGGGAGTTGGCCGCAACGCAGCCGAATCTCCGGGCATTGTTTCAGCCGGTCAACCGTGGCAAGGGCGCAGCGCTCCGCGAAGGCTTCCGGCAGGCGACCGGGGATTACGTGATTGTCCAGGATGCTGACCTGGAATACGACCCGGAAGACTACCCGCAGATGCTGGCACCGCTGCTGGAGGGCAAGGCGGATGTCGTGTTTGGCTCGCGGTTTATGGGCGGGCGTCCGCACCGGGTGCTGTATTTCTGGCATTCGGTTGGCAATCGCCTGTTGACGTTGCTCTCAAACATGGTTTCGGACCTGAACCTGACGGACATGGAAACCTGCTACAAGGCCTTTCGGCGGGAGGTCATTCAGTCCATTGTGCTGGAGCAGGATCGGTTTGGGTTTGAGCCGGAGATTACCATCAAGGTCGCGCGGCGGCGGCTGCGGGTGTATGAGGTTGGGATCAGCTACTATGGGCGCACCTATGAAGAGGGCAAGAAGATTGGCTGGAAGGATGGGATTCAGGCGCTCTGGTGTATTGCCAAGTATGGGCTGACCGTTCCGCGGGTGCCGTTGCCGCTGCCGCCGGCGGAAGCCGCAGCCTACGGTTCACATCCTGCTCCGCAGACGGATGAAACCACCACCCTCCGGTGA
- a CDS encoding diacylglycerol kinase: MKPPPSGDAPPARARLEGPRLWASFGYAWAGLARTWQSQPNFRVECTIGGLALALAWWLEAGLVPVLVMSALVLSLEVVNSAIEAVVDLACPEFHPLAKVAKDAAAGATLLAAVFSVLVGLVVLGVPLWGKVRAAWDFLTSV, translated from the coding sequence ATGAAACCACCACCCTCCGGTGATGCGCCACCGGCACGCGCCCGGCTGGAGGGCCCCCGGTTGTGGGCGTCCTTTGGTTATGCCTGGGCGGGACTGGCGCGTACGTGGCAGTCGCAGCCCAATTTTCGCGTTGAGTGCACGATTGGCGGGCTGGCGTTGGCGTTGGCCTGGTGGTTGGAGGCCGGGCTGGTGCCGGTGTTGGTGATGTCGGCGCTGGTGTTGTCGCTGGAGGTGGTCAACAGCGCGATTGAAGCCGTGGTGGACCTGGCTTGCCCGGAGTTTCATCCGTTGGCGAAGGTGGCGAAGGACGCGGCGGCCGGGGCGACGCTGCTGGCGGCGGTGTTTTCGGTGCTGGTGGGGCTGGTAGTGCTGGGGGTGCCGTTGTGGGGGAAGGTGCGTGCGGCGTGGGATTTTCTGACATCCGTCTGA
- the waaC gene encoding lipopolysaccharide heptosyltransferase I, which translates to MIVKLSSIGDVVHAMPAVAALRRAFPTARLTWVVERVAAPLLLGAPGLDEVIVLDTRGWRRQWYRREVFRQAADCLARLRRHPVDVALDFQGLMKSAAVAWYSRARRRIGFATDALREPPGRLAYTEQVTVSPSEHVIRANLRLVEALGVAPPETYEFWLPPLEDEAAYVAGQLSRQGITGRFALLNPGGGWVTKRWPAANFGHLAELLWRQHGLASVVTYGPGEASLVEQVQAVVREAPVVSFPTNLREYLALAQRATVFVGGDTGPLHLAAAVGTPIVGLYGPTSAERNGPFAAADKVVGLDVACRTDCYRRTCQQHICMDIAISLVAQAVGDRLRALS; encoded by the coding sequence TTGATCGTCAAACTGAGCAGCATTGGGGATGTCGTGCATGCCATGCCGGCGGTGGCGGCCCTGCGCCGGGCGTTTCCCACGGCCCGGCTGACGTGGGTTGTCGAGCGCGTGGCCGCGCCGTTGCTGCTGGGCGCGCCCGGTTTGGATGAGGTCATCGTTCTGGACACCCGCGGCTGGCGGCGGCAGTGGTACCGGCGGGAAGTGTTCCGTCAGGCGGCTGACTGTCTGGCCCGGCTTCGCCGGCATCCGGTGGATGTGGCGCTGGATTTCCAGGGGCTGATGAAATCGGCTGCCGTGGCGTGGTATTCCCGGGCCCGGCGGCGGATTGGCTTTGCAACGGACGCCCTGCGTGAACCGCCGGGCCGGTTGGCTTACACGGAACAGGTCACAGTTTCACCTTCTGAGCATGTGATTCGGGCGAATCTGCGTCTGGTGGAGGCGTTGGGCGTTGCGCCGCCGGAAACCTACGAGTTCTGGCTGCCGCCGCTGGAGGACGAAGCTGCCTATGTGGCCGGACAGTTGTCCCGGCAGGGCATCACCGGACGCTTTGCGCTGCTCAATCCGGGTGGCGGGTGGGTGACAAAGCGGTGGCCGGCGGCCAACTTTGGGCATCTGGCGGAGTTGCTTTGGAGGCAGCATGGACTGGCCAGCGTTGTGACGTACGGGCCGGGTGAAGCGTCACTGGTTGAGCAGGTTCAGGCCGTGGTGCGGGAGGCGCCGGTGGTGTCCTTTCCGACGAACCTGCGGGAGTATCTGGCGCTGGCCCAGCGGGCGACGGTGTTCGTTGGGGGGGACACGGGGCCGCTGCATTTGGCAGCCGCCGTTGGGACGCCGATTGTCGGTCTGTATGGGCCAACGTCCGCTGAACGGAACGGCCCGTTTGCGGCGGCCGACAAGGTGGTTGGTCTCGATGTGGCATGTCGTACGGACTGCTATCGCCGTACCTGTCAGCAGCATATCTGCATGGACATTGCGATTTCCCTGGTGGCACAGGCCGTTGGAGACCGCCTCCGCGCCCTGTCCTGA
- a CDS encoding histidine triad nucleotide-binding protein → MAEADNIFLRIARGEAPADIVYDDEQCVAFRDIHPQAPTHILIIPRTPMESLNEASQSDEAVLGHLLRMAAKIANKVGIAETGYRIVINTGPDAGQSVFQLHVHLLGGRPLAWPPG, encoded by the coding sequence ATGGCTGAAGCAGACAACATCTTTCTCAGGATTGCCCGTGGTGAAGCTCCGGCTGACATTGTTTATGATGACGAGCAATGTGTGGCTTTCCGGGATATTCATCCGCAGGCACCGACCCACATTCTCATCATTCCACGGACGCCGATGGAGTCTCTCAACGAGGCTTCCCAGAGTGATGAAGCTGTTTTGGGGCATTTGTTGCGGATGGCGGCCAAAATCGCCAACAAGGTCGGTATTGCTGAAACCGGCTACCGGATAGTCATCAATACAGGGCCCGATGCCGGGCAATCGGTGTTTCAGCTTCACGTACATCTCCTGGGGGGGCGTCCGCTGGCCTGGCCGCCCGGCTGA
- a CDS encoding serine/threonine-protein kinase, with protein sequence MRFCPLDGTELPQARTTSSTTIARRITREEPRVELPSAGQDPLIGQVLEGKYHIQSRIGQGATGAIYRAERINIGDAVAVKVLKPELAEDYAASERFRREALALGRIRHPNVIAIYDYFEQPRQGDRPASIFLVMELLSGKTLRDILRQEHVLDIRRTVRLMVQICAALHVAHERNVIHRDLKPENIMVEQYDRQQEMAKVIDFGLARLRMTGKLIKTLTEQGRVAGTPYYMAPEQWMDRPLDARTDVYALGIICYEMLTGRVPFHADTVMQLANKHVKMPPRPPIELRRELPLGISQAILRALAKQPQDRPSTTLELADALQRGLLGAA encoded by the coding sequence ATGCGTTTCTGTCCCCTGGATGGCACGGAACTCCCGCAGGCGCGCACAACCTCATCCACCACGATTGCCCGCCGGATTACCCGTGAGGAACCACGGGTCGAGTTGCCGTCGGCCGGGCAGGACCCGCTGATTGGTCAGGTGCTGGAAGGGAAGTACCACATCCAATCCAGGATTGGTCAGGGGGCGACCGGGGCGATTTACCGTGCCGAGCGCATCAACATTGGTGATGCCGTGGCCGTCAAGGTGCTCAAGCCGGAGTTGGCGGAGGACTATGCGGCTTCGGAGCGCTTTCGCCGTGAGGCGCTGGCGTTGGGGCGCATCCGGCATCCGAATGTCATTGCCATTTATGACTACTTCGAGCAGCCACGCCAGGGGGATCGCCCGGCGTCCATCTTTCTGGTCATGGAGTTGCTGTCGGGCAAGACCCTGCGCGACATTCTTCGTCAGGAGCATGTGCTGGACATTCGCCGGACCGTACGCCTGATGGTGCAGATTTGCGCGGCGCTGCACGTGGCCCATGAGCGGAATGTGATCCACCGCGACCTGAAACCGGAAAACATCATGGTCGAGCAGTATGATCGCCAGCAGGAAATGGCCAAGGTCATTGATTTCGGACTGGCGCGGCTGCGGATGACCGGCAAGCTCATCAAGACTCTGACGGAGCAGGGGCGGGTGGCTGGGACGCCGTACTACATGGCGCCGGAGCAGTGGATGGACCGTCCACTTGATGCCCGGACGGATGTGTATGCGCTGGGCATCATCTGCTACGAAATGCTTACCGGGCGGGTGCCGTTCCATGCGGATACGGTCATGCAACTGGCCAACAAACATGTCAAAATGCCGCCCCGGCCGCCGATTGAGCTGCGGCGGGAACTGCCCCTTGGAATTTCGCAGGCGATTCTGCGGGCGCTGGCCAAGCAGCCGCAGGACCGTCCGTCCACGACCTTGGAGTTGGCTGATGCCCTGCAACGGGGGCTGCTTGGTGCTGCGTGA
- a CDS encoding OmpA family protein, which produces MTRRWGLLCMLAAAAVVFGPACATKKYVRTTIDERVAPLEGRTEELEQSVARNTSAIRDLDTRLSARIDTVSARAEEANTRAQAAERKAEEAQLGVERTNARLTETARAVDDFIEVRTVSVYFQTNRYDLSPEAKAELDALAEIAKSRRGIRIELSGFADRRGSEAKNLTLTENRAKAVKLYLYNVHKIEPWRIEYIGAGKINDNARTPEELQRNRRVDVRLLANRVVTEAEGGNPGP; this is translated from the coding sequence ATGACGAGAAGATGGGGATTACTGTGCATGCTAGCTGCCGCGGCCGTGGTTTTTGGCCCAGCTTGTGCCACCAAAAAGTATGTTCGCACGACAATCGATGAGCGGGTTGCCCCGCTTGAAGGGCGTACGGAGGAGTTGGAGCAGTCCGTGGCGCGCAACACTTCGGCGATTCGGGACCTGGACACCCGCCTGTCGGCGCGGATTGATACGGTCAGCGCCCGGGCCGAGGAAGCCAACACCCGTGCGCAGGCGGCCGAACGCAAGGCTGAGGAAGCACAACTGGGTGTCGAGCGTACAAACGCGCGCTTGACGGAAACAGCGCGTGCTGTTGACGACTTCATTGAAGTGCGAACGGTGTCGGTGTACTTCCAGACCAATCGGTATGATCTCAGCCCGGAGGCCAAGGCGGAACTGGATGCGCTGGCTGAGATCGCCAAGTCGCGCCGGGGCATTCGGATTGAGCTTTCCGGCTTTGCTGACCGGCGTGGCAGCGAGGCAAAGAATCTGACCTTGACGGAAAACCGGGCCAAGGCTGTCAAGCTGTACCTGTACAACGTGCACAAGATTGAGCCGTGGCGGATTGAGTACATCGGGGCGGGCAAGATCAACGACAACGCCCGGACGCCGGAGGAACTTCAGCGCAACCGCCGGGTGGATGTGCGCCTGTTGGCGAACCGGGTGGTGACGGAGGCGGAAGGAGGCAACCCCGGGCCATAG
- a CDS encoding M91 family zinc metallopeptidase, producing MRVAAKSTPSVNLASTASIPHKLDLRSAVARPSPSTPVSFGKLNDLQTLGQNLKARLTQALGRQVTGQPSTAVATSGFSREATVTRVNGQVVIDTGDGDDQIRVTQDARTGDVTVSVNGESRTFTGSDRNNLVIRAGAGNDVIQVDPGVTVNLRLFGGDGDDVITGGSGHDRIDGGAGNDRINGGAGNDYIYGGDGNDTLQGGDGNDTVYGGRGNDLIYGNAGNDYLEGGEGNDTMYGGDGNDVVSGGLGDDRLFGGAGDDAIYAGQGKDDISGGSGSNKLYVQADDTVRTAPRGSRNQVVTVELTGNPGSLGVIVRGSDEFRQRVMDDLEMLRSSPVGRQMLASFDAARQRDRVTVTIEEITEDNGFASRSRGSNPFLDPATGRRGTPTNATIGYNPTFAPTFEFADGTAAYTPPSVVLYHEMAHAYDYTHGTLRPGTYQGLDTADRGRVPNLERVAVGVPLDHDNDPRTPEQLDNANHPYALTENGIREEMNLQLRRSYMLARLSGF from the coding sequence ATGCGAGTCGCAGCCAAGTCAACCCCGTCGGTCAACCTGGCATCCACCGCGTCCATTCCCCACAAACTGGATTTGCGTTCAGCCGTTGCTCGGCCGTCGCCATCCACACCGGTCAGCTTTGGCAAACTCAACGATCTGCAAACCCTTGGGCAGAACCTCAAGGCGCGTCTGACGCAGGCCCTGGGGCGACAGGTCACGGGTCAGCCGTCAACGGCAGTGGCCACGAGTGGCTTTTCACGGGAAGCGACCGTGACCCGCGTCAACGGCCAGGTGGTCATTGATACCGGAGACGGCGACGACCAGATTCGGGTGACACAGGATGCACGCACGGGCGATGTGACTGTGTCGGTCAACGGCGAGTCGCGGACGTTCACCGGGAGTGATCGCAACAACCTCGTGATTCGGGCCGGGGCCGGCAATGATGTGATTCAGGTTGACCCGGGCGTGACGGTCAACCTGCGGCTCTTCGGCGGCGATGGCGATGATGTCATCACCGGCGGCAGCGGCCACGACCGGATTGATGGCGGTGCGGGCAACGACCGCATCAACGGGGGCGCGGGCAACGACTACATCTATGGTGGCGACGGCAACGACACGCTCCAGGGTGGTGACGGCAACGACACGGTTTATGGCGGCCGGGGCAATGACCTCATCTATGGCAATGCCGGGAATGACTACCTGGAAGGCGGCGAAGGCAACGACACCATGTACGGCGGCGACGGCAACGATGTCGTTTCCGGCGGGCTGGGCGATGACCGGCTGTTTGGCGGCGCCGGGGACGATGCCATCTATGCCGGGCAGGGGAAAGATGACATCAGCGGCGGCAGCGGCAGTAACAAGCTGTATGTGCAGGCGGATGACACGGTGCGGACGGCTCCGCGCGGCAGCCGCAACCAGGTGGTGACGGTGGAGCTGACGGGTAATCCGGGCAGCTTGGGAGTGATTGTGCGTGGTTCGGATGAGTTCCGGCAGCGTGTGATGGACGATCTGGAAATGCTCCGCTCATCACCTGTGGGACGGCAGATGCTGGCCAGCTTTGATGCGGCGCGGCAGCGGGACCGCGTCACCGTGACGATTGAGGAAATCACCGAGGACAACGGCTTTGCTTCGCGCTCACGCGGCTCCAATCCCTTTCTCGATCCGGCTACCGGACGCCGTGGCACGCCGACCAATGCGACCATTGGTTACAACCCGACCTTTGCGCCGACTTTTGAGTTTGCCGATGGCACGGCTGCCTATACGCCGCCGTCTGTGGTGCTGTATCACGAAATGGCGCATGCCTATGACTACACACACGGAACCCTGCGCCCCGGCACGTACCAGGGCTTGGATACGGCCGACCGTGGGCGCGTGCCGAACCTGGAGCGGGTGGCCGTCGGTGTGCCGCTCGACCATGACAACGATCCCCGGACGCCTGAACAGCTTGACAACGCCAACCATCCCTACGCACTGACGGAGAACGGCATCCGGGAGGAAATGAACCTCCAGTTGCGGCGGAGTTACATGCTGGCCCGGCTTTCCGGTTTCTGA